TGAAGTGAAAAAACGTATTTTATTCGGTATGTATTCATTAGGTGCAGCTCAACACGGAGGTTTATATGTGAAATCTCAAAAAGTACGTACACTCATCGCGCAAGACTTCGCGAATCTTTTTGAGAAATACGATGTAATCATCGGACCTTCATCTGCGACAACGGCTTATAAGATTGGTGAAAAACTCGAAGATCCGTTGACGCTGTATGCAAACGATATTTTGACAGTTCCGATTAACCTTGCGGGTGTACCGGCAATTTCAGTGCCTTGTGGATTTTCGAATGGGCTTCCACTGGGTCTTCAAATCATCGGGAAGCATTATGATGAAGCGACACTCTACAAAGTGGCGCATGCTTACGAACAAGCGACTGATTTCCACACACAAACTCCAGTCATATGGGAGGGGAAATAATAATGAACTTTGAAACAGTAGTTGGACTTGAAGTCCACGTTGAACTTAAAACCGAAACGAAAATTATGTCTCCGGCTCATGCACATTTTGGTGCGGAACCTAACATGAACATCCATGTTATCGACTTAGCTTATCCAGGTGTATTACCGGTGATGAACGAACTTGCAGTAGATTTTGGTATGAAAGCTGCAATGGCACTTAACTGTGAAATTGCACCTATCACTAGTTTCGATCGTAAGCATTACTTCTATCCCGATAATCCGAAAGCCTTCCAAATCTCTCAAGATGATCGTCCAATCGGTGCAAACGGTTGGGTCGAAATCGAAGTTGACGGTAAAAAGAAAAAGATCCGTATTGAACGCGTGCACCTTGAGGAAGATGCAGGGAAATTGACACATTCTGATGAAGGTCACTCTCTTGTCGACTTAAACCGCCAAGGGGTACCACTTATTGAAATTGTTACAGAAGCCGATGTCCGTTCTCCAGAAGAAGCGTATGCATTCCTTGAAAAATTGAAAGCAATCATCCAATACACAGGTGTTTCCGATGTCCGCATGGAAGAAGGATCACTCCGTTGTGACGCCAACATTTCTATCCGTCCGTTTGGGCAAGAAGAGTTCGGTACGAAAACGGAATTGAAAAACTTGAACTCATTCAACTTTGTACGCAGAGGAATTGCATATGAAGTAGATCGTCAAGAAGAAGTTTTATTATCCGGCGGTAAAATCGAACAGCAAACACGTCGTTACGATGAAGCAACGGGTAAAACACTTCTAATGCGTGTCAAAGGTCCAGCGAATGATTATCGATTTATCCCTGAACCGGATCTAACAGAAATTCATATCGACGAAGCATGGATGGCGCGTGTTCGTGCTGAAATTCCAGAACTTCCGGATGCTCGTAAGGAACGTTATATCAACGAACTTGATTTACCTGCTTACGATGCGATGGTTTTAACACTGACAAAAGATATGTCCGATTTCTTCGAAGCTACTGTTGCGGCTGGAGCGGATGCGAAGCTTGCATCTAACTGGCTAATGGGTGAAGTTTCGGCTTATCTGAACGCGGAGGCAAAAGAACTTGATGCTACGGCATTAACATCTGAAGGACTTGCGAGTATGATTAAGTTGATTACAGATGG
This Sporosarcina sp. ANT_H38 DNA region includes the following protein-coding sequences:
- the gatB gene encoding Asp-tRNA(Asn)/Glu-tRNA(Gln) amidotransferase subunit GatB, coding for MNFETVVGLEVHVELKTETKIMSPAHAHFGAEPNMNIHVIDLAYPGVLPVMNELAVDFGMKAAMALNCEIAPITSFDRKHYFYPDNPKAFQISQDDRPIGANGWVEIEVDGKKKKIRIERVHLEEDAGKLTHSDEGHSLVDLNRQGVPLIEIVTEADVRSPEEAYAFLEKLKAIIQYTGVSDVRMEEGSLRCDANISIRPFGQEEFGTKTELKNLNSFNFVRRGIAYEVDRQEEVLLSGGKIEQQTRRYDEATGKTLLMRVKGPANDYRFIPEPDLTEIHIDEAWMARVRAEIPELPDARKERYINELDLPAYDAMVLTLTKDMSDFFEATVAAGADAKLASNWLMGEVSAYLNAEAKELDATALTSEGLASMIKLITDGTISSKIAKKVFKELIENGGSAADIVKEKGLVQISDEGTLRTIVTETLDANEQSIEDYKNGKERAVGFLVGQIMKATKGQANPPLVNKILLEEIAKR